aagaagaattaatatgattaaaatgtccatattccctgggtcaaatgggagttccatttttaactttttgaggaaacttcgtactgttttccacagtggctgcaccagtctgcattcccaccagcattgcacaagggttcctttttctccacatcctctccagcacttgttgtttgttgatttgttgatgatagccattctgaaaggtgtgaaatggtaccgcattgttgttttgatttgcatctcttatgtgattagtgactttgagcatgttttcatatgtctctaggccttctgtatgtcctctttcaaaaagtgtctatttaggtcctttgcccattttttgattggattgtttatcttcctttggttaagttgtatgagttcccagtaattttggagatgaaacccttatcagcgataacattggcaaatattttttcccatgcagtggctttcttgttgttttgttgatggtttcttttgttggatgccttttatttctttttttgtccgTTTGTTATGGCTAAGCACTTCCAGCACTGTGTCGAACAggggtggtgaaagtggacatccctgtcttgttcctgttcttaggggaaatggttttagttttttcccattgagtatgatgttggttgtaggtttgtcatataaggcttttattatgttgaggtatgatccctctatttccactttactgagagttttttcaagaaagggtgttggattttgtcaaatgctttttctgcatcaactgatgtgattatgtgatttttgtctctcaatttgattatgtgatgtatcacatttattgatttgtgactaTTGTACCTTCCTTGCACCCccaggataaatcccacttggtcatggtgtatgatcattctaatgtaatgctggatctgttttgctagaattttgttgaggattttagcatctatgttcatcaggaatattggctggtagttctttttccttttggtgtCTTAATTTGGTTTTGGAACTAGGGTAAAGCTGGCCTCataggaagagcttggaagtgttccttcctcttgaattttttgggatagtctgaggaggataggttttaggagaagggaataatttccaaaatatgtaaagaacttatACAGCTCAATACCATGAAGACaaataaactaattaaaaaatgggcaacagacctgaATAGAAACCTCTCCCAAAAGGGCATACAGattgccaatagacatatgaaaagatgcttggcATCAATAATCACCAGAGAGAtataacctcacacctgtcagaatgactaccataaataaatcaatagacaacaagcctatggacacagatgaCAGTATGGTTATGgctagagggaagggggcaggaacTCGATGGAGGtaagtaaagaaggaaaaatgaggGACATATGTAttagtgtcaataataaaaaacatgacAAGACTGAGGGAACTTGGATATTTAGACTACAAAAATTGGTCAAACAATAGCAGCAGCAAAAAATGATGTGGTGGGAAGAATAAGAGTTAGAAAATTTGAGCCTAATTTTTGTTCCACCATTCCCAATAAACCTGAGAAACATCACTCAGAAAATCATTTCGGATTCTAGCGGCGATGACAGGGATGGGACCTGTCTGACAGCGTTCCTGTACCTGCGTGACTCTATTGGTAAAGTTGAGGGATGTGCATATTTTGAAGCCGGAGAACGTGCTCCCCTGTGTATCCCCATCCTAGCTCTTTGGTTCTTCCCACCCGGCAGTCTTTGGGGGACGTTAGATCTGCCTGCTACTCGCTATGCCGCTGCCCGTTGCTCTGCAGACCCGCTTGGCCAAGAGAGGCATCCTCAAACATCTAGAGCctggaaaaaggttccccacccctgtcttatCTGAACCCAGGAACAGGACAGATTTAGAACCAGAGGAAGAGATCATTGCTGAGGACTACGATGATGATCCCGTGGACTATGAGGCCACCCAGTTGGAGGGCCTGCCACCCAACTGGTACAAGGTGTTTGACCCTTCCTGCGGACTCCCTTACTATTGGAATTTGGACACAGACCTGGTGTCCTGGCTCTCCCCACATGACTCCAACTCCATCGTTACCAAATCGGCTAAGAAGTTCAGGAACAGTAATGCAGATGCTGAGGAGAAGTTGGACCAGAGCCATGAGAAATCGGACCGGGGCCATGAGAAATCCGACAGGAGCCATGAGAAGTCTGACCGGGGCCACGAGAAATCAGACAGAGACCATGAACGTGGCTATGACAAGGTGGACAGAGAAAGAGAGCGGGACAGGGATCGGGACAGGGAtcgggacagggacagggacagggaccatgACTGTGGATATGACAAGGTGGACAGGGAAGAGGCCAAAGAACAGCGCCACCATCGCCGGGAAGAGCTGGCTCCCTACCCCACGAGCAAGAAGGTTTCAAGCTGGAAGGATGAAGAGTTAGACCCAATGGACCCCAGCGCATACTCAGATGCACCCCGGGGCACCTGGTCAACAGGACTCCCCAAGCGGAACGAGGCTAAGACGGGTGCAGACATGACAGCCGCCAGACCCCTCTTCCAGCAGCGTCCCTACCCATCCCCAGGGGCTGTGCTCCGGGCCAATGCCGAGGCCTCCCGAACCAAGCAGCAGGACTGAACCctcgtggtttttttttttattattatttttatttatttatttatttatttatttatttatttttattgcttgaagtattacaaagggtattacatatgtctccttttttcccccacccttgacaatcccctggcctcccctacccgccagtgtcttatgttcattggttatgcttatatgcatgcatataagtccttcagttgatctcttacctcccccccccttctgcccccctaccTTCCCCgtccttcctgctgcagtttgacagtctgtttgaggcagctctgcctctgtatctatttttgttcagaaGTTTATGGTGGTCTTTGTTGTCCATGGGTAGGTgggatcatgtggtgtttttccttcattgactggcttgtttcacttggcatggtgctctccagttccatccatgccgttgcaaatggaaTGTATCCCAGGAGACCAGAGgcaccaatcagaagggatgtGTGCGCCCatgtattcatagcagcacaattcaccatggctgagatctggaagcagcctgggtgcccattggtggatgaatggattggagagctgtggtacatctacacgatggaatactatgctgctgtgaaaaggaGGGACCTCTTGCCATTTGCagcggcatggatggaactggagagcattgtgctggGTGAGGTGGGCCATTCGGTGGGGGAAGGGTGCCACGTggtctcactcattcatggatggTGGAGACCAttattgccgggagccagtccatccttgctgtttcaagggacctggcatatatggtatgctgttcttaatatgtttgctcaccttcttggcactgtgttttaaccaaggtcacctctccgagaaaggttgtttccccaggtagggattttcccctgaagttagggagggaataaaacctcttaactaagtgccaggcgggtaattaatcactttacgaacaatcatgcttaagctgcataatctttactccctggaatggagataagaaacgccctaacctttggaatagagattgataggattggaatcaactggtataaatacagatgtaacaagacaacaagagacagaatttagatgAAGATCCtagtgacagaacctggctggagaacctggagaacctagcaagagaacagggacacagaacctggctggagatccaaaccagaacttcgctggagatcctaaacagaacttggctggagatcctggctaggctgctgatcaactgaacgctgtctccgtgtcattccttcttcgccaactccgtccacacctttggggaccccatAGGTGATaataggctggaccccagcacattatcaactttaaaaaaaaaaaaaaagttctacaattggctcctctctgagggggcgtTTCTAGGCCCTGGGGGGCGTGGCTGGATTCTAGGGCAGACCCAGTCAGCTTAAAACCCTGCTGAGGTGCAATGGCCCACACTGTGGTGGCTGTTACAcgtg
This DNA window, taken from Myotis daubentonii chromosome 10, mMyoDau2.1, whole genome shotgun sequence, encodes the following:
- the LOC132242662 gene encoding polyglutamine-binding protein 1-like codes for the protein MPLPVALQTRLAKRGILKHLEPGKRFPTPVLSEPRNRTDLEPEEEIIAEDYDDDPVDYEATQLEGLPPNWYKVFDPSCGLPYYWNLDTDLVSWLSPHDSNSIVTKSAKKFRNSNADAEEKLDQSHEKSDRGHEKSDRSHEKSDRGHEKSDRDHERGYDKVDRERERDRDRDRDRDRDRDRDHDCGYDKVDREEAKEQRHHRREELAPYPTSKKVSSWKDEELDPMDPSAYSDAPRGTWSTGLPKRNEAKTGADMTAARPLFQQRPYPSPGAVLRANAEASRTKQQD